The sequence ACATCGCGTTTTCCACGATCTCTACGAGGTCTTCGGCGCGAACGGCCTCGCTGCGATCGTCCGCGACGCCCAGCAGCAGGGTGCCGCGACCCCGCTGATTGTGCGTCGCGACGGGCAGGGCATCGAGCGCGCGCTGCGCGTCGCCCTCGCTGAACCCCGCTTCCTGTAGTTCGTGCAGAGAGTGCTCGCGGACCATCGCCTGGGCGCAGGGGCACGCGGTCATACCCTCGGCTTCAACGCCGACGACGCGGCGCGTACCGGCTTCGTCGGCGTGTGCAATTCCGATAAGCGTGTACGTCTCCTCGCCTCGCTTCCCGCTCACCGGAGTCCAGCGTTCGAGTCCGAATTGCGCCCGCAGCCGTACGTCGGCGCGAATCGCGCGCTGGCTGCGAACGATCTGCGTGGCAATCGCTTCGGCAAGGCGTTCGACACGAGCCGGCTGCGCTGCTTCGGCCAGCACGTCGAGCGTCGCCTCCTCGAGGATCTCGGAGAAGCGCGACATGTGCACGCCGGCCTTGTCCGCGGCAAGATCGGCAACCATCGAGAACTCCCCGTTATAGACGCGCGCGCGGCCGTCGACCTCCAAGTGAACGACGCGGCGCACGCCCGAGACGCCGGCGCGGGCGAGTGAGAGCCGCACCTCGGGCTCTTCGGACTGCCGATCGGTATCGAAGCGAAGGCCGCGCTCGAGCCGGCGGACAGCCCCGTTGAGCGAGACTCTAACCAGGCCCGGCGCAATCTCCGCCAGCGGCACGGCATTGTAGGGACGGGCATCGAGCCGCTGCTGTACGACCCGCTCGTCGAAAACGAGCAGGTCGATATCGATCGGACGCGGCTCGAGACGCCGGGCACCTCCCGCGCGGCCGACCGCTCGTTCGACTTCTCGGGCAAAACTCGCGAAGCGTTCCTCATCTAATTCGGATCGCAACGCCGCGGCGACATTGAGATATGGCGGCCCCTCTGCCCCGTCGGCGGCCGCGGACTCGTAAAAAGCCGAAACCGCGAGGATCTGCGCGCGGGCACGCAGCCGCTGCAGCGCGCCGAGGATGTTTGCCTGCCGGTCGCCGAGGTTCGAGCCGATGCCGATATAGAGCTCGTGCACCAGGCGCTCTTCTCGCCGCCGGCACGCGGGCCCGTTTACGAGCCGGAATTCGACTCAAACGCATCGTATCGTAGCCGGGCCATGCAAAGCGCCTCGCTTTATCCCTACATTCTCGACCCGAAGCTGACGACGCAGGTCTGGGGCGGCGACGAACTCGTGCACGTCTACGGCAAGCACGGCGATCCAAATGCAAAGCTCGGTGAATCGTGGGAGTGCTGGGACACCGATCCCGTCACCAACGGATCCTTGGCGGGTGATACGGTCGCCGATCTGCGCGGCCGCTTGGGCCCGCAGCTGCTGGGAAACATCGATCCCAAGCGCATCTTTCCGATTCTGACGAAGATCATCACGGCGCACGATTGGCTTTCGGTGCAGGTGCATCCCGACGATGCCTACGCCCAGCGAGTCGAGCACCAGCCGTTCGGCAAGACGGAATGCTGGTACGTGCTCGCCGCGCAGCCCGATGCCCAGCTGGTCTACGGCTGGACGCGCGATACTTCTCGTGAGGAATATCTGCAGCGCGTTGCCGACGGAACGCTGGGCGAACTGCTTCGGCACATCCCGGTGAAAACCGGCGATACCGTTTACATACCTCACGGCGTCGTTCACGCGATCGGGCCGGGAGTGACCGTCTTCGAGACGCAGCAGGCTTCGGACCTGACCTACCGGATGTTCGATTACAACCGCCTCGGGCTCGACGGAAAACCGCGGGAGCTCAATGTTGAAAAAGCCGCGGACGTCCTGCATTACGAGGCCACGGCCACCGGAACGCTGCTGCAAATTCCCTACCACTTCGAAGGGCTGGACCGTACGGCGCTCATCGCCGACGCCAACTTCGTCGTCGAACGCATCGTTGCTACCAGCGAGCCGGCGTCCCTTGGAACCGGTCTGCGCCCGCTCATCATCATGTCGCTCCACGAGCCGCTCGAAGTTTCCGGCAACGGCGATGGCGTCGCGCTGACCCCCTACCAAACCGTTTTGATTCCAGCGGCCTCGCAGTGGTGCACCGTCCGCGCTGCGCGCGGCGAGGCGGCGCCGTTCATGTTCGTCACGCCGCCGCTCGACCGGGAGCAGCTCGCGAGCCGGCTGATCGCGGCGGGGATCGCACAAGACGTCATCGACGGGTTCTTGGAGCAGTTCTGACGTCGCTTCTCGGGTGGCAGGGCGAGCTCGCGCCCGGGCATCGCCGCGACAACGGCGGCGAACTTCTTCTCGGCGAGGTTCCGGCGCGCGAACTGGCCTACCGCTACGGAACGCCGCTGCTGGTCATCGACCTCGGCGTGGTCGACGACGCGGTGCGCGCGCTTACGGACTCGGCAGCGGCGTCCGGTGCAGAGGTATCGTACGCAGCGAAGGCCTTCGCAACGACGGAGTTCTTACGCCATCTCGCCGCGCATCCGATCGGCGTCGACGTCTGCTCGCTCGGCGAACTCGTCACTGCCGAACGCGCGGGGTTTAGCCCCGAACGCATCACCCTGCACGGTGCCGGCAAGTCTGACGAAGAGCTCGCCGCCGCCGCGGCGGGACGGCTAGGGCGCATCGTCGTCGACGGCCTCGAAGAGCTCGCGCGACTCGCGGCATTCTCACAGGCTGCATCGCGCGTCAACGTGATGCTTCGCCTCAACGTCGGTATCGAAGCCGGCAGTCACGCGTACGTTCGCACGGGCGGAAACGACACGAAGTTCGGCATTCACCTTCGCGACGAGCACGCGGCCGCGGCCCTGATCAGGAATAACCCGCAGCTTCACTTCGCCGGCCTGCACGCCCACATCGGCTCGCAGATCTACGAGAGCGCCGCCTACGCGCAGAATGCGTCGGCACTCGTCGAAGCCGCGGGCCGTTTCGCAGACGTTGGTCTGAACTCCGAGCAGATCGTCATCGGCGGCGGCTTCGGCGTGCCCTCCCACCCGGGCGCCGTGCCCGAGCAGCTCGAGGTCGAAACCGCTATTGCCGGCGCGGCCGAGAGTCTGCGAGCGGCTGCGGTCGCGCGCTCGCTGCCGGTCCCTCGCTTGGGCCTCGAACCGGGGCGCGCGATCATCGCGCTGGCGGGAACGACGCTCTATCGCGTTCTCGCCGTCAAGCGGCAGTCGGAACGTACGTTCCTCGTCGTCGACGGCGGCGTGGGCGAGAATCCGCGACCCGCGCTGTACGGCGCGTACCATCACGTCGTAACCGTGTCCCCCGTTTCGGGCACCGGCGAAGATATGACGCTCTGCGGCCGCTCCTGCGAAAACGACGAGCTCGGCAACGTTCGCTTGCCGGGCGGCATCGCCGCCGGCGCGCTCGTCGCGATGTGTTCGACCGGCGCGTATACCTACAGCATGGCGGGCAACTACAACCGGATACCGCGCCCTGCCGTCGTCGGCGTGCACGAGGGTCTTAGCCGGCCCTTGGCGCGACGCGAGAGCGTCGAGGATATCCTCCGCAACGACGCCGTCTAGGCTCCTGGCGTGCGTGCGGGGCTCGATGCATCCGGCAGGGGAGCTGGAGCGTTGTAAAGGGTGTATGGAGAGTAAGACTGCAACCTTTGCCGCCGGCTGCTTCTGGGGTGTCGAAGACGCCTTTCGCCAGCTGCCGGGCGTTATTGACGCCGTCTCCGGCTACACCGGAGGCCACGCCGACAACCCGACCTATCGCCAGGTCTGCGGGCACACGACCGGCCACGCGGAGGCCGTCGAAGTTACCTACGATCCGCAGCGGATATCGTACGACCAGCTGCTCGATTTCTTCTGGCAGATTCACGATCCGACGCAGC comes from Candidatus Cybelea sp. and encodes:
- the mptA gene encoding GTP cyclohydrolase MptA, with protein sequence MHELYIGIGSNLGDRQANILGALQRLRARAQILAVSAFYESAAADGAEGPPYLNVAAALRSELDEERFASFAREVERAVGRAGGARRLEPRPIDIDLLVFDERVVQQRLDARPYNAVPLAEIAPGLVRVSLNGAVRRLERGLRFDTDRQSEEPEVRLSLARAGVSGVRRVVHLEVDGRARVYNGEFSMVADLAADKAGVHMSRFSEILEEATLDVLAEAAQPARVERLAEAIATQIVRSQRAIRADVRLRAQFGLERWTPVSGKRGEETYTLIGIAHADEAGTRRVVGVEAEGMTACPCAQAMVREHSLHELQEAGFSEGDAQRALDALPVATHNQRGRGTLLLGVADDRSEAVRAEDLVEIVENAMSSETYDLLKRPDEFFIVNKAHHNPRFVEDVVRGILARTLDMYDDLGDDTFVFAGQVNEESIHKHDAFAEGFGLFGELRRELHAAESEAKTDLAAWLRTRSTLGFVERGDSRSQ
- a CDS encoding type I phosphomannose isomerase catalytic subunit, yielding MQSASLYPYILDPKLTTQVWGGDELVHVYGKHGDPNAKLGESWECWDTDPVTNGSLAGDTVADLRGRLGPQLLGNIDPKRIFPILTKIITAHDWLSVQVHPDDAYAQRVEHQPFGKTECWYVLAAQPDAQLVYGWTRDTSREEYLQRVADGTLGELLRHIPVKTGDTVYIPHGVVHAIGPGVTVFETQQASDLTYRMFDYNRLGLDGKPRELNVEKAADVLHYEATATGTLLQIPYHFEGLDRTALIADANFVVERIVATSEPASLGTGLRPLIIMSLHEPLEVSGNGDGVALTPYQTVLIPAASQWCTVRAARGEAAPFMFVTPPLDREQLASRLIAAGIAQDVIDGFLEQF
- the lysA gene encoding diaminopimelate decarboxylase, encoding MTSLLGWQGELAPGHRRDNGGELLLGEVPARELAYRYGTPLLVIDLGVVDDAVRALTDSAAASGAEVSYAAKAFATTEFLRHLAAHPIGVDVCSLGELVTAERAGFSPERITLHGAGKSDEELAAAAAGRLGRIVVDGLEELARLAAFSQAASRVNVMLRLNVGIEAGSHAYVRTGGNDTKFGIHLRDEHAAAALIRNNPQLHFAGLHAHIGSQIYESAAYAQNASALVEAAGRFADVGLNSEQIVIGGGFGVPSHPGAVPEQLEVETAIAGAAESLRAAAVARSLPVPRLGLEPGRAIIALAGTTLYRVLAVKRQSERTFLVVDGGVGENPRPALYGAYHHVVTVSPVSGTGEDMTLCGRSCENDELGNVRLPGGIAAGALVAMCSTGAYTYSMAGNYNRIPRPAVVGVHEGLSRPLARRESVEDILRNDAV
- the msrA gene encoding peptide-methionine (S)-S-oxide reductase MsrA — its product is MESKTATFAAGCFWGVEDAFRQLPGVIDAVSGYTGGHADNPTYRQVCGHTTGHAEAVEVTYDPQRISYDQLLDFFWQIHDPTQLNRQGPDVGDQYRSAIFTHGDEQARAAAASRDREQQKHARPIVTEIAPASRFSRAEEYHQRYFEKNGGASCHIIPKVAT